In Pseudomonas flavescens, the sequence CCGCGCGGGGCCTGCTGCCCGATGGCACGCCGTTCAACATTCCCGAGAACGATGCGGCGCCGGCTCCGCTCAATATCGATGACAGCCTGCGTGACGGGGTGATCTACCTGGCCCTGCCGCTGCGCCGTGCCGGCGTGCGCGACACCGTGGAAAGCGGCGAGAGCCTGGGCTCGGCCCGCTATCAGAGCAGCGTGCACGAGGTCCGTGACGACAACGCCTCCCTCGAGAGCCGTGCGCCGGTGGCCATCGGCTCCCTGGCCCTGCGCCTGATCACCGAGCGTGACGGCCTCGACGAGCACGCGGCCATCGGTGTCGTGCGCGTGGTGGAAAAGCGCGAAGACCGCAGCCTGCTGCTGGACGATGGTTACATCCCGCCGCTGCTCGACGTCAGCGCCTCGCGGGCACTCTCGGCGTTTCGCAACGAACTGCTCGGCCTGCTGCATCAGCGTGGCGAGGCCCTGGCTGGTCGGGTGGTCGCCTCTGGTGCCGGTGGTGCGTCGGAAATCGCCGATTTCCTGCTGTTGCAACTGGTCAACCGCGCACAGCCGCTGGTGGCGCACCTGGCACGCATCACGCCGCTGCATCCGGAAGTGCTGTACCGCGAGCTGGTGGCGCTGGCCGGTGAGTTCGCCACTTTCACGGCCAGCGAACGGCGACCGGGCGAATACCCGGTCTATGAGCACGACGACCTGACCACCACGTTCGCGCCGGTGATGCTGGCTTTGCGTCAGGCGCTGTCGATGGTCATCGACAGCCGCGCGATCCCCATCCCCATCATCGAGAAATCCTACGGCGTACACGTGGCGATGCTGGCGGACAAGTCGTTGCTCGATTCCGCCAGCTTCATCCTGGTGGTCCGTGCGGACGTTCCGGGCGAGAGTCTGCGTGGGCACTTCCCGCAGCAGGCGAAGATCGGCTCCGTGGAGCACATCCGCGACCTGGTCAACCTGCAGTTGCCGGGCATCGGCCTGTTGCCCCTGCCGGTCGCACCACGGCAGTTGCCGTATCACGCCGGCTCCAATTATTTCGAACTGGATCGGGGCAGCGACCACTGGAAGCAACTGATCCATTCCGGCGGTTTCGCTTTCCATATCGCTGGCCAGTTCCCTGGCCTGAACCTGGCCTTCTGGGCCATCCGAGGCTGACGCGCGATGACCATCGACGATCCATTTGGCGCCTTGCCCGGCCAGCCCGGCAAAGGACACGACCAGGCGGGCAACGACCGCACCATGATCATGCCGCGGCCAGGTGGCCGCGGCGCCGAGCCCTCGCGGCCGACCTCCGCCGGTTCGCCGCCGCCCGCCATGCCCAGTGCGCCGCCACTGGCCGCACGGGGGCTTGGCCTGAATCCCATCGAGGCCGCCGCCGGGCCAATGCTGGCGCTGCTTACCCGCTTGCGCAGCACCATCTCCCATCCCGCGCCGGCCAGCCTGCGAGCGCAACTGCTCGGCTACCTGCGCCAGTTCGAAGACAAGGCGCGAGCCGCCGGAGTCGCTCAGGATGAGGTGATGCTGGCGCGCTACGTGCTCTGCACCGCGCTGGACGAGGCGGTGCTCAGCACGCCTTGGGGCAGCGCCAGTGACTGGAGCAAGCAGAGCCTGCTGATCACCCTGCATAACGAGGCCTGGGGGGGCGAGAAGGTTTTCCAACTGCTCGACCATTGCCTGCAGAACCCCCGCCAGCGCCTGAACCTGATGGAGCTGCTGTACCTGTGCATCAGCCTCGGCATGGAAGGTCGTTACCGGGTCATGCAGGATGGCCGCAGCCAGCTCGACGCGCTGCGCGAGCGGGTCAGCGCGACCATTCGCAGCACGCGGGGCGAGATCGAACGCGAGTTGTCGCCGCACTGGCGCGGTCTGGTGGTCGCCCGTGACCGCCTGCGCCAGTTCCTGCCGCCGTGGGTGGCGGTCGCCATTGGCCTGGCGATCCTGCTGTTGCTGCTGTTCGGCTTGCGCATGAAACTGGCTGCCGAAGCCGAGCCGGTGTTTCGCAATCTGCACGCCCTTGGCGACGTGCCGGTGCAGACCATCGACCGTCCGGCCCAGCAGCCGCGCGTCGTCGAGCGTCCACGCCTGGCTGGCTTCCTGGCCGAAGAGATTCGCGCGCAGAAGGTCGCGGTGGAAGATGCCGTCGACCGTTCCGTGGTGACCATCCGCGGAGATCAGCTGTTCGCCTCCGGGAGTGCCTCGATCGCCGATGACTTCCAGCCGCTGCTGCTGCGCATCGCCGAAGCCGTTCGCAAGGTCAACGGCCAGGTGCTGGTGACCGGGCACAGCGACAACCAGCCCATCGCGACGCTGCGTTATCCGTCCAACTGGAAACTCTCTCAGGATCGCGCTCAGCAGGTGATGGACGTGCTGGCGGCCAAGACCGGCCAGCCTGAGCGCTTCCGTGCCGAGGGACGCAGCGACACCGAAGCCAAAGCTTCGAACGCTACGGCGGAGGGCCGCGCGCGTAACCGCCGGGTCGAAATCACAGTCTTTGCGGAGGGCGTCGAGTGAAGGCGTTTTTCGGTTTCATGGCCCGCTGGGTCATGCCGGTTTTGGGTTTGCTGGCGTTGAGCCTGGTGATCTGGTTCGTCGGTCCGCTGATCGCCATCGGCGGTTTCGAACCGCTGGCCAGCAGCACCGCGCGCTGGACCCTGATCATTTTGCTGTTCGCCCTGTGGGCGGCCTGGCGGGTGCTGCGCATTATCCAGGCGCGTCGCAATGCGGCCAGGGTCATGCAGGGCCTGGTGGACGTTGCACCGGACCCGACCAGCGTGGCCACCGCGGAAGAGCTGGCCACCCTGCGTCAGCGCATGGACGAAGCCCTGGGCCTGCTCAAGCGCGCCAAGCTGGGCGGCGGTGAGCGGCGCAACCTGTACGAGT encodes:
- a CDS encoding DotU family type VI secretion system protein, translated to MTIDDPFGALPGQPGKGHDQAGNDRTMIMPRPGGRGAEPSRPTSAGSPPPAMPSAPPLAARGLGLNPIEAAAGPMLALLTRLRSTISHPAPASLRAQLLGYLRQFEDKARAAGVAQDEVMLARYVLCTALDEAVLSTPWGSASDWSKQSLLITLHNEAWGGEKVFQLLDHCLQNPRQRLNLMELLYLCISLGMEGRYRVMQDGRSQLDALRERVSATIRSTRGEIERELSPHWRGLVVARDRLRQFLPPWVAVAIGLAILLLLLFGLRMKLAAEAEPVFRNLHALGDVPVQTIDRPAQQPRVVERPRLAGFLAEEIRAQKVAVEDAVDRSVVTIRGDQLFASGSASIADDFQPLLLRIAEAVRKVNGQVLVTGHSDNQPIATLRYPSNWKLSQDRAQQVMDVLAAKTGQPERFRAEGRSDTEAKASNATAEGRARNRRVEITVFAEGVE
- the tssK gene encoding type VI secretion system baseplate subunit TssK, whose product is MSWNNRVVWSEGMFLRPQHFQQQDRYIETLVEGRNHASQPGAWGFSQLLIDSALLTQGKLAILSARGLLPDGTPFNIPENDAAPAPLNIDDSLRDGVIYLALPLRRAGVRDTVESGESLGSARYQSSVHEVRDDNASLESRAPVAIGSLALRLITERDGLDEHAAIGVVRVVEKREDRSLLLDDGYIPPLLDVSASRALSAFRNELLGLLHQRGEALAGRVVASGAGGASEIADFLLLQLVNRAQPLVAHLARITPLHPEVLYRELVALAGEFATFTASERRPGEYPVYEHDDLTTTFAPVMLALRQALSMVIDSRAIPIPIIEKSYGVHVAMLADKSLLDSASFILVVRADVPGESLRGHFPQQAKIGSVEHIRDLVNLQLPGIGLLPLPVAPRQLPYHAGSNYFELDRGSDHWKQLIHSGGFAFHIAGQFPGLNLAFWAIRG